The following coding sequences are from one Chroogloeocystis siderophila 5.2 s.c.1 window:
- a CDS encoding bifunctional orotidine-5'-phosphate decarboxylase/orotate phosphoribosyltransferase — translation MTFFDKLNTAIARNDSLLFVGLDPNPEMMPQHKTGDLIEDLWTWLQFLISETANLVCAYKPTLGFYEALGSRGLELLERTLAAIPDDIPIILDAKHSDLNTSTTFARTIFQNWQVDAVTINGYAGQDHAALFLVHPDKAVFVLCCTSNPGAIALQQYPQNSSPFYLHLAREAKTWGTPEQLGFEVGTTSSEVLSQIRAIAPERLILTRSIWAEGGNINKLLTAGLNANGSGLLIPVPQDILSQDNPAKEIYSLRQEINQIRLENSQEDSNCSVWLPDVCLLDKQPHFDLILQLYDIECILFGNFVQASGATFSYYIDLRKIISNPQIFHQILLAYADILKNLNFDRIAGIPYGSLPTATGLALHLNRPMIFPRKEVKAHGTRRLIEGLFHPGETVVVVDDILISGKSAMEGAAKLESAGLNVEDIVVFMDHEQGVKDRLRQNGYRAHSVLTLSEITETLYKAGRITEEQLKAFEESC, via the coding sequence ATGACGTTTTTTGACAAATTAAATACGGCGATCGCGCGGAATGATAGCTTGCTGTTTGTCGGACTCGATCCTAATCCTGAAATGATGCCGCAGCATAAAACGGGAGATTTGATCGAAGACTTGTGGACATGGCTGCAATTTCTCATTTCTGAAACCGCTAATTTAGTTTGTGCGTATAAACCGACACTTGGTTTTTACGAAGCTTTAGGTAGTCGAGGATTAGAACTGCTTGAACGTACTTTAGCCGCAATTCCCGACGATATTCCAATTATTTTAGATGCCAAGCATAGCGACTTAAATACGAGTACAACCTTTGCGCGCACGATTTTTCAAAACTGGCAAGTTGATGCAGTTACAATTAATGGCTACGCAGGACAAGATCATGCAGCGTTGTTTTTAGTTCATCCTGATAAAGCCGTATTTGTTTTATGCTGTACTTCTAATCCTGGAGCGATCGCTTTACAGCAATATCCGCAAAACTCATCACCCTTCTACTTACATTTAGCAAGAGAAGCAAAAACGTGGGGAACTCCCGAACAACTCGGATTTGAAGTCGGAACCACAAGTTCTGAAGTCTTGAGTCAGATACGTGCGATTGCGCCGGAAAGATTGATACTTACGCGTAGCATCTGGGCAGAAGGAGGTAATATTAATAAACTTTTAACTGCGGGTTTAAATGCAAATGGTAGCGGTTTACTTATTCCTGTTCCTCAAGATATTTTAAGTCAAGATAATCCCGCTAAAGAAATTTATTCGCTACGTCAAGAAATTAATCAAATTCGCTTAGAAAACAGCCAGGAAGATTCAAATTGTTCTGTTTGGTTGCCAGATGTTTGCCTACTTGATAAACAGCCACATTTTGATCTTATTTTGCAACTGTATGATATTGAATGTATTTTATTTGGTAATTTTGTGCAAGCTTCAGGAGCAACATTTTCTTACTATATAGACTTACGTAAAATTATTTCTAATCCCCAAATTTTTCATCAAATTCTTTTAGCCTATGCAGACATTTTAAAAAATCTAAACTTTGATCGTATCGCAGGCATTCCTTACGGTTCTTTGCCTACTGCTACAGGGTTAGCTTTGCATCTCAATCGCCCGATGATTTTTCCGCGCAAAGAAGTTAAAGCGCATGGTACGCGACGGCTCATTGAAGGATTATTTCATCCTGGCGAAACCGTTGTTGTCGTTGATGATATTTTAATTAGTGGAAAAAGCGCAATGGAAGGAGCCGCAAAACTTGAATCAGCGGGATTGAATGTAGAAGATATTGTTGTATTTATGGATCACGAACAAGGAGTCAAAGATCGGTTACGCCAGAATGGTTATCGCGCGCATTCAGTATTAACGCTTTCTGAAATTACAGAAACGTTGTATAAAGCTGGTAGAATTACTGAGGAGCAATTGAAGGCTTTTGAGGAAAGTTGTTAA
- a CDS encoding SDR family oxidoreductase produces MKQLIVITGVSRGLGLAMTEAFIKAGHTVIGCARSQTAIEKLRQQFGSPHSFTVVDVAVDQQVADWAKHVLANYKPPDLLLNNAGVINQLAPLWKVTAEEFARVINVNIIGVTNVIRHFVPAMIQRKQGIIVNFSSGWGRSTSPEVAPYCASKWAIEGLTRSLAQELPDGMAAIPLNPGIIHTDMLEICFGEEAADYTPLQEWSRQAVPFLLQLNSRYNGSPLTVPQ; encoded by the coding sequence ATGAAACAGCTAATTGTCATTACAGGAGTGAGTCGCGGTCTGGGATTGGCAATGACCGAGGCGTTTATCAAAGCAGGGCATACTGTTATTGGTTGTGCGCGATCGCAAACAGCAATAGAAAAACTGCGTCAGCAATTCGGTTCACCGCATAGTTTTACCGTCGTTGATGTGGCGGTAGATCAACAAGTAGCAGATTGGGCAAAACACGTACTCGCAAACTACAAACCACCCGATTTATTGCTGAACAATGCAGGCGTTATCAATCAATTAGCGCCTTTATGGAAAGTAACTGCGGAGGAATTTGCGCGCGTTATCAATGTGAATATTATTGGCGTAACTAATGTCATTCGCCACTTTGTTCCTGCAATGATCCAAAGAAAGCAAGGCATCATTGTCAATTTTAGTTCGGGTTGGGGACGTTCGACTTCACCAGAAGTTGCACCTTATTGTGCTTCTAAGTGGGCGATTGAAGGCTTGACGCGATCGCTTGCGCAAGAATTACCAGATGGTATGGCAGCAATTCCCCTCAATCCAGGAATTATTCACACCGATATGCTAGAAATCTGTTTTGGCGAAGAAGCAGCTGATTACACACCTCTACAAGAATGGAGTCGTCAAGCTGTTCCTTTTCTACTGCAACTAAATTCAAGATACAATGGTTCGCCATTAACAGTTCCTCAATAA
- a CDS encoding pyridoxal phosphate-dependent aminotransferase, translating into METVTTSRMQAVQSPVIPIVGELIRSFPGTISLGQGVVYYPPPPEATNLTQFFADPANHQYKAIEGIPSLIAVIKTKLQTFNDIALDKRCIMVTAGSNMGFLNALLAITSVGDEVILQTPYYFNHEMAVQIAGCHPVFVATDENYQLRPEAIAEAITQKTKAVVTISPNNPTGAVYSEAALREVNQLCRDRGIYHISDEAYEYFTYDGVKHVSPGAFSQSHTHTISLYSLSKAYGFASWRIGYMVIPEHLLVPIKKVQDTNLICPPVISQYAALGALQTGFNYCQSHIQVIANVRQVVVHSLNALQGLCTIAPANGAFYFFLKVHAQLDPFELTERLIREHRVAVLPGTAFGMDRGCYLRVAYGALQEATAKEGVERLVKGLHAIVAY; encoded by the coding sequence ATGGAAACCGTAACAACGTCGCGGATGCAGGCGGTACAGTCGCCAGTGATTCCGATCGTGGGAGAACTGATTCGCAGTTTTCCTGGCACAATTTCTTTAGGGCAAGGTGTTGTATACTATCCACCACCACCGGAAGCGACAAATCTCACTCAATTCTTTGCCGATCCAGCGAATCATCAATACAAAGCTATTGAAGGTATTCCGTCTCTGATTGCAGTAATCAAAACAAAACTGCAAACTTTTAATGATATTGCGCTTGACAAGCGATGCATTATGGTAACGGCTGGTAGCAATATGGGATTTCTGAATGCGCTGCTAGCCATTACTTCAGTGGGTGATGAAGTAATTCTCCAGACACCTTACTATTTCAATCATGAAATGGCAGTCCAAATTGCAGGGTGTCATCCGGTATTTGTAGCGACTGATGAAAATTACCAATTACGCCCCGAAGCGATTGCCGAAGCAATTACACAAAAAACCAAAGCTGTGGTGACAATTTCACCGAATAACCCGACTGGTGCAGTTTATTCAGAAGCAGCATTACGGGAAGTTAATCAACTGTGTCGCGATCGCGGAATTTATCACATCAGTGACGAAGCTTACGAATACTTTACCTACGATGGCGTCAAACACGTTTCACCTGGGGCGTTTTCTCAGAGTCATACACACACAATATCGCTATACAGTCTTTCTAAAGCCTATGGATTTGCGAGTTGGCGCATTGGTTACATGGTGATTCCCGAACACTTACTGGTTCCCATCAAAAAAGTTCAAGACACAAACTTGATTTGTCCGCCCGTCATTTCTCAATACGCCGCATTAGGTGCATTACAAACAGGATTTAATTATTGCCAAAGTCATATTCAAGTGATCGCCAATGTTCGTCAAGTTGTTGTACACTCACTGAACGCCCTGCAAGGCTTGTGTACAATTGCACCCGCGAATGGTGCTTTTTACTTTTTCCTCAAGGTACATGCGCAATTAGATCCCTTTGAATTAACCGAACGCCTCATCCGCGAACATCGAGTCGCAGTACTTCCAGGGACAGCATTTGGTATGGATCGCGGTTGTTACCTCCGCGTCGCCTATGGCGCATTACAAGAAGCAACAGCCAAAGAGGGTGTAGAACGATTAGTCAAAGGTTTACACGCGATTGTAGCTTATTGA
- a CDS encoding Crp/Fnr family transcriptional regulator, with protein MISHTAIQVENQLLAVLPSEEYQRLIPHLELVSLERDQVLYELEEFIEYVYFPSQALVSLITIMENGAVVEVGVVSREGLVGLPVCWGGNTTTNQAIVQIPGTALRLKAEYLKNEFDRGGKLQNIILRYMQALFTHTSHSAACNRLHTIEQRLARWLLTVQDRVQSDELPLTQEFLSYMLGTRRSGVTEAASALSQARMITYSRGKIKILDHQALESASCECYQVVKKEFARLLGTKYLK; from the coding sequence ATGATATCCCACACCGCCATCCAAGTCGAAAATCAATTGCTTGCAGTTCTGCCGAGTGAGGAATATCAACGCTTAATCCCTCATTTGGAACTTGTCTCGCTTGAGCGCGACCAGGTACTTTATGAACTTGAAGAGTTTATTGAATATGTTTATTTCCCTAGTCAAGCGCTGGTTTCTTTAATCACTATTATGGAAAATGGTGCAGTCGTTGAAGTTGGTGTAGTTAGTAGAGAAGGTTTGGTAGGATTACCTGTGTGCTGGGGAGGAAATACCACAACCAATCAAGCGATCGTGCAAATTCCTGGAACTGCGCTGCGACTAAAAGCAGAATATCTCAAAAATGAATTTGACCGAGGTGGCAAATTACAAAACATTATATTGCGCTATATGCAAGCACTTTTTACACATACTTCACACTCTGCTGCTTGCAATCGCCTTCACACGATTGAACAACGTCTTGCACGTTGGTTACTCACAGTTCAAGACCGAGTACAATCAGACGAATTACCCCTAACGCAAGAATTTCTTTCTTATATGCTTGGTACGCGCAGATCTGGTGTAACAGAAGCAGCAAGTGCGTTAAGTCAAGCAAGAATGATTACTTACAGCCGAGGCAAAATTAAGATTCTCGATCACCAAGCTTTAGAGTCAGCGTCTTGCGAGTGCTACCAAGTTGTCAAAAAAGAATTTGCACGTTTGCTAGGAACTAAATATCTTAAATAA
- a CDS encoding GNAT family N-acetyltransferase, translating into MKIFLETKRLILRQFTEDDVNNLFELNSDPQVTRLTPDAGQLPDYTTIQTRTLPQYLAYYQLYDSYGCWAAVEKSTQAFIGWFYLRPAVHAAYFNSAFADRDDIELGYRLRQAAWGKGYATEGAKALINKGFSELGMQRVFTVALAVNAPSIRVMEKIGLKREKRLFDEFGNDLAIHALNKAEFESLSLL; encoded by the coding sequence ATGAAGATTTTTTTAGAAACTAAAAGATTAATTTTGCGACAATTCACCGAAGATGATGTAAATAATTTATTTGAACTCAATAGCGACCCGCAAGTTACTCGCTTGACACCTGACGCAGGTCAACTACCAGATTACACAACAATTCAAACGCGAACGTTACCACAATACCTTGCTTATTACCAACTATACGACAGTTACGGTTGCTGGGCTGCTGTTGAAAAATCAACTCAAGCATTCATTGGTTGGTTCTACTTGCGTCCAGCCGTACACGCAGCTTACTTCAATTCTGCATTCGCCGATCGCGATGATATAGAGCTAGGATATCGCTTGCGCCAAGCAGCTTGGGGAAAAGGTTATGCTACAGAAGGAGCTAAAGCACTCATCAACAAAGGCTTTTCTGAGTTAGGAATGCAGCGTGTTTTTACCGTTGCTTTGGCTGTGAATGCGCCTTCGATTCGAGTTATGGAAAAAATAGGCTTAAAACGCGAAAAAAGACTATTTGATGAATTCGGTAACGATCTGGCGATCCACGCCCTCAATAAAGCTGAGTTTGAATCCTTAAGCTTACTCTAA
- the fmt gene encoding methionyl-tRNA formyltransferase, protein MKVVFFGTPDFAVPTLKKLLQHPAIEVSAVVTQPDKRRGRGNQLSASPVKSVAMQHNIPVWQPQRIKKDAEVLAQLQKLSVDVFVVVAYGQILSQEILDIPRRGCINVHGSILPKYRGAAPIQWCLYHGEAETGITTMLMDAGMDTGAMLLKAYTPIQLLDNAQDLAQRLAEIGADLLIETLFKWERQEIQPILQDDSQATYAPLIKKHDYLLDWSKSAIALHNQVRGFFPNCVTHFRDESLKIIATVPLGAAYWSLLPEFSFLEHTLSSLSTPAVTGEVVSIAKGIGPIIQTGEGLLLLQQVQLAGKRPQSGWDFANGSRLTVGEKLRSYASTGS, encoded by the coding sequence ATGAAAGTCGTATTTTTTGGTACTCCTGATTTTGCAGTACCCACGTTAAAAAAATTATTGCAGCATCCAGCGATTGAAGTGTCTGCAGTTGTCACGCAGCCGGATAAACGTCGCGGGCGTGGTAATCAGTTAAGTGCTTCGCCAGTGAAATCTGTGGCTATGCAGCACAATATTCCTGTATGGCAACCGCAGCGCATTAAGAAAGATGCTGAAGTTTTAGCACAGTTACAAAAATTATCAGTTGATGTTTTTGTTGTTGTTGCCTATGGGCAAATTCTTTCGCAAGAAATTTTAGATATACCACGTAGAGGTTGTATTAACGTGCATGGCTCAATTTTGCCGAAGTATCGAGGTGCTGCGCCAATTCAGTGGTGTCTTTATCATGGCGAAGCCGAGACGGGTATTACAACAATGTTAATGGATGCGGGTATGGATACGGGTGCAATGCTACTCAAAGCCTATACACCGATTCAACTACTTGATAATGCGCAAGATTTAGCGCAACGACTTGCCGAAATAGGCGCAGATTTATTGATAGAAACGCTGTTTAAGTGGGAACGCCAAGAAATTCAACCGATTCTGCAAGATGACTCGCAAGCGACTTATGCACCGTTAATTAAAAAGCACGATTACCTTCTAGATTGGTCAAAATCTGCGATCGCATTACATAACCAAGTGCGCGGCTTTTTCCCCAACTGCGTTACGCACTTTCGCGACGAGTCGTTAAAAATCATTGCGACGGTTCCCCTTGGCGCTGCTTATTGGTCGTTACTACCAGAATTTAGCTTTCTAGAGCACACTTTGTCTTCTTTGTCAACTCCGGCGGTGACTGGTGAAGTCGTCAGCATTGCCAAGGGAATAGGACCAATTATCCAAACAGGGGAAGGATTATTACTATTACAACAGGTACAACTTGCAGGAAAACGTCCGCAATCAGGATGGGATTTTGCTAACGGTAGTCGTCTAACAGTAGGAGAAAAACTGAGGAGTTACGCTTCAACAGGTTCATAA
- a CDS encoding DUF937 domain-containing protein, giving the protein MGLFDQILGAINNPSQQASSGQLVNILNTVQQLSNSYHTNPSTMQSLMSIVGNYVRSGLQQKRSRDGYDQTQAFVNQYSGASPNPQAVSGLFSQSQIQQLAQFAAQRTGLNPNMIVQMLPILVPVVLNLLQSGSRVQNAPVANTQTNNRNTVLDTFLDANGDGEVDIADAIQLAGRYLGQSRF; this is encoded by the coding sequence ATGGGACTTTTTGACCAAATTCTTGGTGCAATCAATAATCCTTCGCAGCAAGCAAGTTCTGGACAGCTAGTTAACATTCTGAATACAGTACAGCAGCTAAGCAATAGCTATCACACAAATCCATCGACGATGCAATCGTTAATGTCGATTGTAGGTAATTACGTTCGCTCAGGACTACAGCAAAAGCGTTCTAGAGATGGTTACGACCAAACACAAGCGTTTGTCAATCAATACAGCGGTGCATCACCAAACCCGCAAGCGGTTTCTGGGTTGTTTTCTCAAAGTCAAATTCAACAACTCGCACAATTTGCCGCACAGCGCACAGGTTTGAATCCAAATATGATTGTGCAAATGCTACCTATTTTAGTGCCTGTTGTGCTAAATCTATTGCAAAGCGGCAGCCGCGTACAAAATGCACCAGTTGCTAATACTCAAACTAATAACCGAAATACCGTATTAGATACTTTCTTAGACGCCAACGGCGATGGCGAGGTAGATATTGCTGATGCTATACAGCTTGCAGGACGTTACCTTGGTCAATCGCGTTTTTAA
- a CDS encoding DUF6464 family protein — protein sequence MEPDSLPTEIILTHPRQSLGSVKLDWTPQPGNYLDLEGKTYAVLERRHRYHLRSGRYRLHKVAIYVQSAPRPSEKSLVAGRWVIGDASCRYNAHSELIRCAVNPEGPCDRCRFYEPVEA from the coding sequence ATGGAGCCAGATTCACTACCGACGGAGATCATTCTGACGCACCCACGTCAATCTTTGGGTAGCGTTAAGTTAGATTGGACACCCCAGCCAGGAAATTATCTCGACCTTGAAGGTAAAACTTACGCTGTACTAGAGCGCCGCCATCGCTATCATTTAAGATCGGGGCGCTATCGCTTACATAAAGTTGCAATATACGTGCAGTCAGCGCCACGTCCGAGTGAAAAAAGTCTTGTGGCTGGACGTTGGGTCATTGGCGATGCTAGCTGTCGCTACAATGCGCATTCTGAATTAATTCGCTGTGCGGTTAATCCCGAAGGACCATGCGATCGCTGTCGGTTTTATGAACCTGTTGAAGCGTAA
- the ptsP gene encoding phosphoenolpyruvate--protein phosphotransferase, translating to MVGIVIVSHSKQLAAGVRELAAQMVSGDVALAVAAGIDDPDNPLGTDAMQVYQAIESVYSDDGVVVLMDLGSALLSAEMALEFLTEEQCEKIYLCEAPLVEGAIAATISAAQLNSIEQVLAEARGALTAKAAQLGIDVISDTLISPQNPPLVNDREAKEHSRTDNPYTLQIQLTVANRLGLHARPAARFVTTAAKFQAQIRVRNVTRNTDFVQANSINQVATLGVRQGHEIAIAATGIDAEAALAALQELVTNNFGEDDSDLIPTVIDSSETVEGELLGIPASSGVAIAPIFQYRPTTVQVEEYIVEDTANEWQRIQTAIQTATQDLQSLQSANQLGDKAEIFSAHLLVLQDPALLEPVHQRIFSHHQNAEFAWKSTIDELAHNFDTLEDAYLQERANDITDVGQRVLRSLRGITTPTIELTQPSIVVATDLSPSDTAQLDTTKVLGICTTRGSATSHTAILARSLGIPAVVGVPAAILHLANGTLLAIDGASGKVWLEPDTDTIARLQARRNAGLQARQHAQVTAHQPAITRDRKRVTIAANIGSVAEAKIAIKNGADGVGLLRTEFLYLNRTTAPTEEEQFAVYQAIAEVLDRRALIVRTLDIGGDKPLDYLGLRAESNPFLGKRGIRFCLEHQDIFKTQLRAILRASHGHQIKIMFPMVATVQEVQAAKAILAQVQTQLRQANIPFDESMQVGIMVETPSAVAIADQLATEIDFFSIGTNDLSQYVMAADRTNSQVAMLADALHPAILRSIEQTVQAAHSSGIWVGLCGELAADTLATPILVGLGLDELSLNSQAIPMVKRAVSELSTVEAEAIAQRALKLDSANRVRELVSSFYTNEEVERKTQR from the coding sequence GTGGTAGGCATTGTTATCGTCTCTCATAGTAAACAGCTAGCAGCAGGAGTGCGGGAACTTGCAGCACAAATGGTTAGTGGTGACGTTGCGTTAGCTGTCGCTGCTGGTATTGACGATCCAGATAATCCACTCGGTACAGATGCGATGCAAGTTTATCAAGCGATCGAGTCAGTTTACAGCGATGATGGTGTCGTTGTTTTAATGGATTTGGGAAGTGCTTTACTTAGTGCAGAGATGGCGTTGGAGTTTTTAACTGAGGAACAGTGCGAGAAGATTTATTTGTGCGAAGCACCACTCGTAGAAGGCGCGATCGCCGCAACAATTTCAGCAGCACAACTGAATTCTATTGAACAAGTACTCGCCGAAGCGCGGGGCGCGTTAACTGCTAAAGCCGCACAACTTGGAATTGATGTTATTAGTGATACACTGATAAGTCCCCAAAATCCTCCACTTGTGAATGATAGAGAGGCGAAAGAACATTCACGCACTGATAACCCCTACACACTCCAAATTCAACTTACAGTCGCTAATCGATTAGGCTTACACGCACGTCCCGCAGCACGGTTTGTGACAACAGCAGCCAAATTTCAAGCGCAGATTAGAGTAAGAAACGTAACAAGGAATACAGACTTTGTTCAGGCAAATAGTATCAATCAAGTTGCGACATTAGGAGTGCGTCAAGGACATGAAATTGCGATCGCGGCGACGGGGATTGACGCAGAAGCGGCTTTAGCTGCGTTGCAAGAATTAGTTACGAATAACTTTGGTGAAGATGACAGCGATTTGATACCGACAGTTATTGATAGCAGTGAGACTGTAGAAGGAGAACTCCTTGGAATTCCTGCGTCTTCGGGAGTTGCGATCGCACCTATTTTTCAATATCGTCCGACAACTGTCCAAGTCGAAGAATACATCGTTGAGGATACAGCCAACGAATGGCAAAGAATACAGACAGCAATTCAAACTGCTACCCAAGATCTGCAATCATTACAAAGTGCAAATCAACTCGGCGACAAAGCGGAAATTTTTAGCGCGCATTTACTTGTGCTACAAGATCCTGCATTACTCGAACCTGTACACCAGCGAATTTTTAGCCATCACCAAAATGCAGAATTTGCATGGAAAAGTACAATTGATGAGTTAGCACATAACTTTGATACCTTAGAAGATGCGTATTTGCAAGAACGCGCGAATGATATTACTGATGTAGGACAAAGGGTATTGCGATCACTGCGTGGAATCACAACACCAACAATTGAACTCACGCAACCGAGTATCGTCGTCGCGACTGATTTAAGTCCTTCTGACACCGCGCAGTTAGACACAACAAAAGTATTAGGAATCTGTACAACGCGCGGTAGCGCAACTTCACACACCGCAATTCTAGCGCGTAGTCTTGGTATACCCGCTGTCGTGGGTGTCCCTGCCGCAATTCTACATCTAGCAAATGGTACACTGCTCGCAATTGATGGTGCAAGTGGCAAAGTTTGGCTAGAACCTGATACAGATACAATCGCAAGACTACAAGCTAGGCGCAACGCTGGATTACAAGCGCGACAACACGCGCAAGTTACCGCACATCAACCGGCAATTACTCGCGATCGCAAGCGCGTTACAATCGCGGCGAATATTGGTAGTGTCGCTGAGGCGAAAATAGCAATCAAAAATGGTGCTGACGGTGTCGGATTACTCCGCACTGAATTTCTCTATCTCAATCGCACAACTGCACCTACCGAAGAGGAACAATTCGCAGTTTATCAAGCGATCGCTGAAGTTTTAGATCGTCGCGCTTTAATCGTGCGGACTTTGGATATTGGTGGTGATAAACCACTAGATTATCTTGGATTACGCGCAGAATCGAACCCTTTTCTCGGTAAACGCGGTATTCGGTTTTGTTTAGAACATCAAGATATTTTTAAAACGCAGTTACGCGCGATTTTGCGGGCTAGCCACGGACATCAAATTAAAATAATGTTTCCGATGGTTGCGACTGTGCAAGAAGTACAAGCCGCCAAGGCAATTTTAGCCCAAGTGCAAACTCAATTGCGACAAGCAAATATTCCTTTTGATGAGTCAATGCAAGTAGGAATTATGGTAGAGACTCCGTCCGCAGTTGCGATCGCCGATCAGTTAGCTACCGAGATTGACTTTTTCAGTATCGGTACGAATGATTTAAGTCAGTATGTCATGGCGGCGGATCGGACGAATTCCCAAGTTGCAATGCTGGCAGATGCTTTACATCCTGCGATATTACGCTCAATTGAGCAAACGGTGCAAGCTGCACATTCTTCTGGGATTTGGGTGGGTTTGTGTGGAGAATTAGCCGCTGATACTTTGGCGACACCAATTCTAGTGGGTTTGGGATTAGATGAACTTAGTCTCAATTCGCAAGCGATACCGATGGTGAAACGGGCGGTTAGTGAGTTGAGTACAGTGGAAGCGGAAGCGATCGCGCAAAGGGCTTTGAAGTTAGATTCAGCAAATCGAGTTAGAGAGTTGGTGAGTTCGTTTTACACAAATGAGGAGGTGGAGAGAAAAACCCAAAGATGA